The segment TCCGAAGACCAGACACAGGGAGCCCCGGAGCGACGACGAACGCGAGGCGTACCGACGAGCACAGCGCGAGGCCATCACGGAGACCTGTCGCACGTACCAGCCCGACGTTCCCATCTGCTTCGACCTCGACTTCGGCCACACCGACCCGCAGCTCCCGATTCCCATCGGCGGGCACGTCGAACTGGACCCCGAAGCGGAGTCGGTCGTGTTCGGCGCGGGGCGCTGACCGGCTGCCACCGCGGGGGTGACCGGTCGACGACGGAGCGCTACCGCGCCTCGCCGGCCTGGAGCTCGTCGAACAGCGCCACGACGCGGTCCCGGACCTCGTCGCGGACCCGTGCGACCTCGGCCGCCGACCGCCCATCCGGGTCGTCCAGCCCCCAGTCACGGTTCTCGCCGGACCAGCTCGCCGGACACACGTCCGACGCGGAACAGCCCATGGTGATCACGTAGTCACTCCCCTGGATCTCCTCGAACGTCACCTCGCGAGGTGTCCGGTCGCCGATGTCGACCCCGACGTCGGCCATCGCCTCGACGACCGCCGGGTGCACGTGCGAACCGGGTCGTGTGCCGCCCATCACGAGTTCGAACTCATCTCCCGCGTTCCGGTCCTCGAGTTCGCGCTCCGCGAACGCGTAGGCCATCTGGGACCGGCCGGCGTTCTGCACACACACGAACGCGACCGTCACTGCTGGCTCTGCCATGCAGACTGGACTGTCGGTCGCGGACTTGACCGTTCGTATGTGGTCTCCGGGTGGCTACGTTCGTCTCAGTAGCCGGGCGGGCCGGCGGTCGCGCCGGCGACCGTCAACTCAGTCGAACCTGATGACCGGCTTGATGATCCCCTCCTCCTTGCTCTCCATGAGGTGGAACCCCTCGTCGATCTCGTCGAACGCGAACTCGTGGGTGGTCATCCGGGTCGGGTCGACCTTCTCCTGCTCGAGCAGCCGCAGCAGCCGCTGGAGACGGAGCCGGCCGCCCGGACAGAGCGAGGTGACGATGTCCTTCTCGGCCATCCCGACCCCCCACGCCTCACGGGGGATGTCGACGGTCTCCCCCTCGCCGTGGTAGCCGACGTTCGAGATGACGCCACCGGCCTTGGTCACCTCGATGCAGTCCTGGAACGTCGCGTTCGAGCCCAGCGCCTCGATGGCCGCGTCGACGCCCTCGCCGTCCGTGAGCTCCATGATGGCCTCGACCGTGTCCACCTCGCTGAAGTCGACGATCTCGTCCGCGCCGTAGGACTCCGCGAGCTCCTGGCGCTTCGGCACGCTCTCGACGGCGATGACCCGTCCCGCACCCTGGAGCGCCGCCCCTTTCGTCGCCATCAGCCCGACCGGCCCCTGCGCGAACACCGCGACGGTTCCCCCCACCGGGATGTCCGCCCGCTCGGCCGCGTTGAAGCCGGTGCTCATCATGTCCGTGACGTACGCCGCCGCCTCGTCGGTGACGCCGTCCGGCACGTGGGCCATGTTCGCGTCGGCCTCGTTGACGTGGAAGTAGTCGGCGAACACGCCGTCTTTCACGTTCGCGAACTTCCAGCCGCCGAGCGCCTCCCCCGACTGTGACGGGTGGCCGTCCTGGGCGGCCGGCGAGCCCCAGTCCGGCGTGATCGCACCGACCGCGACCCGGTCACCCTGCTCGAAGTGGTCGACCTCCGAGCCGACCTCCTCGACGATGCCCACGGCCTCGTGCCCCAGCGTGATGTCCTCCCGCTCCCCGATCGCGCCGTGGACCGTGTGCACGTCCGAGGTGCAGACCAGCCCGAGCGTCGGCCGCACGATGGCGTCGTTCGGGCCGGCCTCCGGTCGGTCCTTCTCCACGAGCCCCGTCTCTCCGATCGACCGCATCACGTACGCTTGCATGAGTCACGTAACACAGCGGCGCGACCCAGTTAGTAACACGGCCGTTTCGGCGACGTAACCGGACCACAACCGCTCCACACGAGCCCCGCGTCGCGAACAGGGTTCAGCACGGCTTCGAACGCCAGTTCCGGGCGGGTACTCCGGGCTTACGATGGCAAGGCACGCTTACCAACCAGCAATCGGCGCTGCGGAGGCCGAACTGGACCGGGCGATCAGGTCGGCCGTGTTCGGCGCGGTGGGCTGACGGACCGCCGTCGCACCGACGGCTCCACGACCCGCCTCGGTGTGGCCGTCAGTGCCGCCGTTTTAATACCGCCACCTCCGATGTCCAGCCATGGAAACTCGACGCTCGAACGGACACCCCTCCGTGGAGGAGCGATGGTAGACCTCGTCTTCTCCGCGGCACGGGTGCTCGCCGCGCTGTTCCTCGTCGTCCTGAACGGCTTCTTCGTCGCCTCGGAGTTCGCCTTCGTCCGGGTACGCTCGACCTCGGTCGAACAGCTCGCAGAGGAGGGGCTCGCCGGATCGGCAGCCCTCGAAGGCGTGATGGAGAACCTCGACGACTACCTCGCGGCGACCCAGCTCGGCATCACGCTCGCCTCGCTGGGACTGGGGTGGATCGGTGAGCCCGCCGTCGCCGCGCTCATCGAACCCGTCCTCGGGCCGTTGCTCCCGGGGGACCTCGTCCACCTCGTCGCGTTCGCGATCGGGTTCAGCATCATCACGTTCCTCCACGTCGTCTTCGGCGAGCTCGCCCCGAAGACCATCGCCATCGCCGACGCCGAGCGCGTCTCGCTGCTGCTCGCGCCGCCGATGGCCGTCTCGTACTACCTGTTCAAACCCGGCATCGTCGTGTTCAACGGTGCTGCCAACGCCTTCACGCGACTGCTGGGCGTCCCGCCCGCGTCGGAGACCGACGAGACGCTCGAGGAGCGCGAGATCCGCCGTGTGCTGATGCGCTCGGGCGAGGAGGGCCACGTCGAGATGGCCGAGGTCGACATGATCGAGCGCGTCTTCGACCTCGACGACACCACGGTCCGCGAGGTGATGGTCCCGCGACCCGACGTGGTGAGCATCCCCGCCGACCTGTCGCTGTCCGAGCTCCGCGCGACGGTCCTCGACGCCGAACACACCCGGTACCCCGTCCTCGACGCCGACGACCCGGACCAGGTGGTCGGCTACGTCGACGTGAAGGACGTGCTCCGCGCCACCGAGTCCGACGTCGAGGCCGCGACCGCCGGCGACCTCGCCCGCGACGTCATTGTCGTCCCCGAGACGACGACGGTCAACGACCTCCTCCTGCAGTTCCGCGAGGAGCACCGCCAGATGGCAGCCGTCATCGACGAGTGGGGCGTCCTCGAGGGCATCGCCACCGTCGAGGACGTCGTCGAGGCCATCGTCGGCGACCTGCGCGACGAGTTCGACGCCGAGATCCGCGAGCACTCCATCCGCCGGCAGGACGACGGCAGCTACGACGCCGACGGCTCCGTCACGCTCTCGGACGTCAACGAGGAGCTCGACACCGAGTTCGAGAGCGACGGCTTCGAGACCCTCGGCGGCTTCGTGCTGGAACGCCTCGACCGCCTCCCGGAGGTCGGCGACACCGTCGAGGCCGGCGACTACGTCATCGAGGTGACGGGCGTCGACGGCGCACGCATCTCGACGGTCCGTATCAGGGGCGGCGGCGAAAACGCCGAGGAGACTGCGGCGGAGTAGTCCGCGACCGACTGGACGTCTCTGGACGCCCGCAAGCGGCACAACTTTCCGTCGAACGGACGATACCGAACCAATGAGCAGCATCCGTCCGGCCGAGCTGGACGACCGCCTCGACTCGCCGTCCGGGGACGCGCCGTTCCTCCTCGACATCCGCCCCGAACCGGCGTTCGAGTCGGGTGCCATCGACGGGAGCCGGCACGTCCCCGTGTACGATGAGCTCCGCCAGGGCGACGAGTCGGCGCTGCGTGACCGCCTCGGCGAGGTCCCGACCGACGAGGACGTGGTCGTCGTCTGCAAGATGGGCATCGTCGCCAGGCAGGCGACGAGCGTCCTCAGGGACGAGGGGTACGAGGCGTCGACGCTCCTCGGTGGCATGAGCGGGTGGCGCGGGTACCAGAACGGGTCGCTGAGCTACAAACTCCGGTCGCTCGTCTGGCGCCTCCGGTAGCCCGGAGCCGACGGGTGGGTCGGCAGGCCGTCAGGGCTTCGCCTCGAACACCAGGCTGGTCGGCGTCTCGGCCGCACGGCGGAACTGGCCGAACCCGCCCTCGGTGACGACCTCGCGGGTCCGTTCCTCCCCCGCCTGGGCGCCGAGCCCGTAGCCGACATCCTGGCTGAGCGAGTTCGGCGTGCAGGCCACCGTCGAGATCGAGTACGCGAGGCGGCCGAACGGGGTGAGGTTGTCCTCGACCCGGTCCTCCGCGTAGGGTTCGACGATCATCCACGAGCCGTCGTCTGCCAGGGTCTCCCGGACGTGGGCGGCCACGCCGACGGGGTCCCCCATGTCGTGGAAGCAGTTGAACATCGTCACGAGGTCGTAGTCGGTGCCGCTGTACTCCCTGGCCGTCGCGACCTCGAAGTCGACGCGGTCTGCGACACCCGCATCCTCCGCCCGCTCGCGGGCCACCGCGATCGACGACGCGTGGTAGTCGATCCCGACGACCGTCGAGTCGGGGTAGGCCTCGGCCATGCGGATCGTCGGTGCGCCGTGGCCACACCCGACGTCGACGATCCGACCGCCCGCCGTCAGGGTCTCGTCCACCCCGTCGAGCGACTCGATCCAGTCGAGCAGGTTCGCCCCGTAGGACGGGCCGAAGAAGCGTTCCGTTCCGTGGAACACGTCCTCGTCGTGCTCGTGCCAGCCGATTCCCTCCCCCGTTCGAAACGCCTCGCGGAGTTCGGGCTCGATCTTGGACACCGACGCGACCAGCTGGAACGCACCCGGCATGAACACCGGGCTCTCCTCATCGGCCAAGACGTACGCCTGCTCGGGGGAGAGCCCGTAGCGCTCGGTCTCGGGGTCGTAGGTCACGTAGCCGCCGGCCGCCTGCGCGCGGAGCCACTCGAGGACGTAGCGTTCCGCCGTGTCCGTCTCCGCGGCCAACTCGGCGGCGGTGAGCGGCCCGGCCTCGTCCAACGCCGCGTAGAGCCCGAGCTCGTCGCCGATGTTGACCAGGGCGGTGTGGACCGTCGCACCGAGGTCGACGAGCGACGTCTCCACGAGTTCGGTCAGTTTCTGTTCGTCGATCGGGTCCGTCTTCGGTCGGGGCTCTGTTGCCATGGCTGTCGCTAAACGGTCTGCAGGTACTCGCTCCGGAGTTCGTCGTCCGTGTAGTCCTTCCCGTGGATGTCGCGCATGTGGTTCTTCGCCAGTTCGACCGCCTCGGATTCGTCCTCCGACTGGACGATGAACCGGCAGTCGGCCGCCGCCGCTTCACAGTCCAGCCTGTGTGCTTGTGTCATGGTGGTTCAGGTACCTCCAGTCCGGTCGATACGAGTTCGAACGGTAGGTAGCTAACCCGTGACACACCGGCAGTGGGTGACGGGGTGCCCACGTCGTGACGACCCGGCAGCGACTGACGCCCTCGCGGAGACTGCACGACCACCCCGGTCGGCGGGTCACCCCACGACCATCTCGGCGGGACCGTCGGGGCCGTGACCGCAGATGGCGTCCCGGCCGTCGAAGGTCCCAGCGCTCTGACCGACTCAGGGGACGGACCGGGACGCGTCTCCAGCCGCCGGTCGTGCTCCTGGACTCACCCCGGGGTCCGAACGCCTCGTCCGGCACCCGAACTGGGCTGTCTAGTCGTCCAGGAGCGCCCGGTCGAGGACCCCGAGGTGGCGAAGGTCCCGGTACCGTTCCTCGTAGTCCAGCCCGTACCCCACGAAAAAGGAATCCGGAAGGACGAACCCGGTGTATGCGGGGTCGACGTCCACGTCCCGGTCGACGCCGACCTCGAAGAGTGTCACGATAGAGACCGAGTTCGGGTCGAACGCCTCGACGCGGTCCCGAAGCGTCGCCGGCGTGTACCCCTCGTGGAGGATGTCCTCGACGAGGAAGACGTCCTTCCCGGCGAACCGGCCCTCGTCGAAGAACTGCACGGCGGGCCTGTCGGTTGTCGGTCCGGACTGGTAGCGCGAAGAGTGGACGACGCCCTCGCTGTAGGGCACCTGGAGGTCGAGCTCGCCCAGCAGGTCCACGAAGAAGCGCATCGCGCCCTTGAGCACACAGACCGGGTAGAAGTCGGGGTTCGAGCGGTGGTCGTCCGTGATCGCCGCCGCGAGCTGCGCCACGCGCTCTTCGAGTTCATCCCGTGGAATCAACACCCCGTCGAGATCCGACCGGTACACCTCGCCGATGTCGAACTCGTCCACCTCGTACAGGTCGCGGTCCCGGACGTCGATGGGGGACTGCATCGGTATCAGCTATCCGTGTGAGCGTCCGGCGTAAGTATACACCCGATACCAACGCGATGACCACATACTTATGACCAGCAAGCAAGTGGGCTTGTATGGGAATTCTTGATGCGTTCGGTTCCTTGGCCAGTTCGCTACTCGCCGGGATCGTCATGCTCGCGTTCGCTATCCTGAGTCTGTTCGTCACGGTGTTCGTCGTGGATGCTGCAGCATCGATCGCCGGATTGAACCCAGCCGACGGCTTCGTCGTCCTCGGAGCGACGATCCTCGCCGGCACCGCCATCCTCGCTGGCGGGGTGGGCTTTGCACAGCCCGAGGGAGAATAGATTCGCCAGCGGGTTTTTGATTCATGGGAAGATGTTTCGGCATCGACAGGGAGGTCTAGATATGCAGAGAAGACGGTATCTACGAGCGGTTGGGGGGTGTTTCGGTGCGCTATCGCTATCTGGTTGCACTGAAATGCTCCCGGGTGGCGAGCAGGGCCCCGAGTATCCGGGTGGAACACTCATCGCTGAGAACACAGGAGACAGCGCGGTGAGGGTCTCGATACAGACAAAATCGGATCAGTATGACGCCGCACTCGATGCCGAAGTCGCTGCCGGGGAGACGGCCGTTCGTCGTGAGTTCGTCACCGCCGATCGAGGTGACATCGTGACTCTCGAGGCCCGGCTCGGAGAGACTGGCGACCGGCTCAGGTTCCAGTTCCTCCCTGCAGGCGGTGGGGACGATTCCCCGCCGGAGGTCGCACAGCTCACGTTCGAGAACGCTGTCGAGGTGAGTGCGACCTGGACCGCGACGAACGGGACATCGCGACCCTGACCGGCGCCCTTCTACACCGACACTACGCTGCAGCGGTGAGTCGACGACCGACGACGCTGCTGTTGTCGGTGTGCGATGCATTCGTGCTCGACCAGGGCCGGTTCAGCGCCTGCGTCAGCAACTCGGTGAGGAACGGCTCGGCCTGGCCGCCGGGGGCGAGGTACCCCCGGCACGTGTGGCTGCTATTGTCCGCGATATCGCAGTCGCGCTCGCCGTGGATGGGGCCGAGAACGAGGTGCATGAGCTCGTGCGTGACGACGATGGGCCGGGACTCGCTCGCGCGAACCACGGCGACGTTTCCGCCTCTGGAACCGAATGCGACCAGCTCCGATGACCCGACGTCGAACGCCGAGACGACGACCAGATTGACCACGCCGTCCCCCGGTGGCTGGCCGTAGCGCCGCTCGTAGAACGCGTCGACGTCGTCCTCGTCGAAATCCGTGCCGAACTCGCCGTCGAGCGCCGTGGTGTCGTGCGTCCGAACGTGGAGGTGGACGCCCGACGTACTGCCGGGGTTATCCACGGGGAATCCCGCCCAGGTCGACCGCATGGCCGTCAGTTCGTGTTCGCGTAATCGCTGGTCGGCCGCGACGGAGGTAGCGTACACCACGTCGACGACGACGTCCTTCTCGGTGGAGTGGAGTTCGGGGAGCACCACCCACGGATGGTGTCCGACGACCTGACTACGTTCGACGAAGTCCGAGATGCCGTCCCCATCGGTGTCGACGCTCGCCACGTTCGTGCCGTGGGCACGCTGGTGGAGAGGCGCGCCCTCGTCGTCGCCAGTCCGGCCGTCAGCGGTCGAGTTCCACGTGGAGTCGGCTGCGGCGCGTTCCGTCCAGCGGTCGTCGACGGGGGCCGTGCGGCTCGCCGTCTCGGAAGCCGCTGGTGCGTCCGTCTGCGAGCGGTTCGACGCGCCACTGGCGGCCGCGATCGAGCGTGCGTCCGCCGTCGTGGACGCGGCTGCGACGTGGACGACCGACCCGTCACGGATGATCACGTAGGACAGCTCCGGAGTGTGTTCGGTTCCAGGAACCCGAAAGACGCCGTCGTCGCGTGTCGCGTCCCGGTTCTCGAGTACTGCACGCCACGCACTCGCGAACTCCCTGGCCTCTTGCTCGGTCGCCCAGCGCGTCGACCACGACGTCGCGATCCCGTCCGGGCGGTCGAACGTCCGCATCGAATCGTTCCACCAGCCCGTGCTCGCGGCGGCCGCTCGACTGTACGGGATGCCGTTCGTCCGGAGCGTGTACCGGATGGTGAGTTCGCCGACGCGGTTCTCGCTCTGGACCGTCCAGCCGGCCGGCGCAGGTGCGGTGACTGCCGGTCCTGGGAGGTCCCAGGTCGTGTTCGGATGCATCACTTCCGCGGTGGTGTCCGGCGGCTGGCTGACGTGTGCGTTCCGCCGGTCTTCGGAGACGGCCTGCAGGTATCGCGCCCCGTAGTACCGCGTCTTGTCGTAGAATCCGTGGGTCCAGTTTCCGCGTTCTGCCGTCGTGTTCCGGAGCGCGAGCGGGTCCTCCCCGCCGGCGTCGTACTCCTGCCAGTACTGGTACGCGGTGAGGGTGGCGTCGCCCTCGGTCAGCATCATGCCGGCGAGGTCCGCGTCTGTCGTCATGGTGGTCCCAGTCCGCAAGTGCTCGTTGAGGCCGTGTTGTTCCTGCAGCGTGTGCGCGAACTCGTGGACGAGGAGGATCTCGAACGAGTCGTCGGCGATGCGCTCGTACGCGCTCTCGTTCGCCACGTTTACCGCGGTCGCTCGCGCCATCCCGGCCGCAACGAGTCCCCTGAGCGGGACCGGCTCCGAGGAGTACAGCTGGAGGGCCTTCGTCTGCGTCTCGTCCATGCCCGCAGCGTCGTCGGGATAGTCGAAGGGGTCGCCGACCTGCATCCGCTCGTTCGTCTCGGGATTGACGATGTCGATTCCGTGGACGGAGACGTTCACCTGTTCACGTGCCGTCAGCCCGCGAAGTGCCTCCACACGCCGGTAGACCGTGTCCAGGGACTGGTTCGGCTCGAAGTTCATCGCGACAGCTCGTGGGTCGGGTGGATCCGCCACGTCGGTCGACGCTGGGACCGTCGGCACCGCCGTCCGAGTTGCCGGCGTTCCGACGGGCGTCGGTTCGGCAGTAGTCCGGTCCGTGGCTCGATCCGTCGGCTCGGCGTCCGTCGGCGCGACAGTCGTGTCGGTCTCCGGGCCGCCGCTACAGCCGGCGAGGAGGACGAGACACGCGAGAAGGACGAAGACGGTTCGGAGACGGGGCACGTCACAGGATACCACGGACCAAAGTGAAAAGGTATCGAAGGGTTCAATCAGTTTTTCACCGACGAGGCGGGCGACTGCACCCACCCGAGTAAACCGGGGGGCCCGGGAACACCACTCGTCGTCCCGTGAGTGGTCGCCTACCGACCGCGTGCGATACGTCCCCCGAACGACCACACGTTGAACCCCACCACTCCCCCGACAGCCGTGTCCCCATCACCGGTGCGTTCGAAGTACACGCGACCCCAAACGTATTCTGCCGAAGGCGCGGACACTCGAACATGGGCGACGCAGAACTGACCCACTACGAAGTCCGTGCATCGCGCGTCAGTCCGAAGCGAACCCGCGTCGACACCGGCGACGCTGAGTTCACCGTCGGCAAGGACGTGAACCCCGTGGAGTACTTCCTCGGGTCCGTCCTGGCCTGTCTCAACTCGACCGCGACGATGGTCGCCCGCGACATGGACATCGACATCGAGTCGCTGGAGGCGACGGTCGAGGGCGACGTGAACTACGCGACCTATCGAGGCGAGGACGTCGCGGACCGTGCCGGTCTCCAGGGGCTGGAAGTGACGCTCGCGGTCGAGACCGCGGGCGACGCCGACCTCGACGCCTGGCTCGCGGCCGTGAAGGACCGGTGTCCCGTCACCGACAACGTCGAGAACGAGACCGACCTCGCGGTCACCCTCGACTGAACTGTCCCGGCGACCGTCCGCGACGGCCCGGAGCGAGCCACGGACCGCCGTCCTGCCTCCCTCGACGTCCACGGTCGGACCCTCCCGCACGACGCCTCGACGGCGGAGCACCTGACCGTTCGACCGTCCTCCGACGTTTCAGGGCCAACACCACGGCACGTGCGCCAGCGATGCGGAACGGAGCGCTCGTGCGGTCACGGAGCCCTCCCCGTGTGCCGACGGGCCGGCTCGTCCGTGGTCAGAGCGGCGGGACGATGTACGCGTCGGTGGGCGTCGCCAGCTCGAGGACGCCCAGCGCGAGGGTCCCGAGCACCGCCAGGAGGACGACGGTCCGGACCGCCCACAGCCACAGCGTCGAGAGGTCCGGCAACCCCTCGGCTCCCCGGCGGACCTCGTCGACGGCGTCCCCGGCGACTATCCAGCCGACGAAGAAGACGACGAGAGACACCGTCAACGGGAGGAAGAGGTTCACGGCGATGGCGTCGAACCAGCCGAGCCAGTCGGTGTCCCACGCCGAGGGGACGCCGAGGACGAACAGGACGAGACCGAGCCCGCTGGCGACGACGGGCCGGGGGACGTCGTAGGAATCGACGAGGTAGGAGACGACCACCTCGAGTAACGAGATCGAACTCGACAGCGACGCGATGAGGACGATGAAGAAGAAGACGACCCCGACGGCGCCCCCGAAGGGGAGCTCCCCCAGCGCGGTCGGGACCGAGATGAAGATGGCACCCGGACCGGCCGTGTCCGGCGAGACGCCCTCCGCGAACAGGAGCGGGAAGACGATCAACCCGGCGAGGACCCCGACGAACGTGTTGAACGCGGCGATGGTCGCGCCGTCGACGACCAGGTTGTCGTCCTCGCCGATGTACGAGGCGTACGTGATCATGATCGAGAACCCCAGCGACAGCGAGAACAGCGCCTGTCCGACGGCCGCGGGCACGACGCTCCCGAGGTTCGCGACCAGGACATCGACGTCCGGCGCGAGGAAGTACGCGAACCCCTCGCCCGCGTTCGGCAGCGTCGCGCCGAACACCGCCAGTCCGATCATCAGGACCACGACGCTGGGGACCATGAACTTCGTCGCCAGTTCGATGCCGTCCTCGACACCGAGGGCCACGATACCGACGGTCAACCCCAGGAAGACGGCGTGGAGCGCGACGGCCTCGGGACCCGCCGAGACGGCCCCGAAGTACGCCGCGGGGTCGTCGACGTACCCGCCCGTGGCGCTCGCACCGATGTACCGGAGCACCCAGCCCCCGATCACGCTGTAGTACGACAGGACCCAGAAGCCGGTGAACACGCCCAGTGCGCCGGCGATCTTCCAGTTCGGTCGTCCGAGCTTCTCGAAGGCCGTGATCGCATTGATGTTCGCCCGGCGACCGACGACGAGCTCGGCGAGGATCGCGGGGATGCCGATCACCAGGACGGCGACCAGGTACACCACCAGGAACGTCGCGCCGCCGTTCTCCGCGGTCTGGAACGGGAACCGCCAGATGTTCCCGAGCCCGACCGCGCTCCCGATCGACGCAAGGAGGAATCCGATGCGCGTGGCCCAGGTCTCGCGTTCGACCATCCCTCACAACTTGGGTGATGGAGGAGGAAAAACTGGCGAATCCCGGGTTCCCGACGTGCCCACATCGACCGCTCGGAAGGCCCCCTTCTCGCGCCCCCGGTTCGTACTCGTGGAGCGCCCTCCGAGCCCAGTCCGAGCTCGGGGTCGGGGGACGGACAGCTGCTGCCGGACGCCGAACGGGGCGAACATGCACGCGCCGCCCCGCCGCACCTCGGCCACCGACTCCTCCCGTCGATTGGTGCCTGCAGCGTGACTGGCGCGGCCAGCGGCAGGTCAGCATCCGAGACGGGCAGAGGCGCGATTCGTCAGTTGTCTCCCCTCTCGACACCCACTATCCGAATCGGTCAGACTCGACGAGGGTTGCAGCATCCCGGTAGCTCCCGTAGAGTTCGGTGACGGCTCTCCGAACGGTCTCATCGTGGGATTCGAGCGCGGCACCACCTCCTTCGGGCCGCTTGTCCATTATCAGCACGGACCTATCGGTGATGAATAAGTTACACGGGATGTGGCCATCGTACGCGTAAACCGTGGCCCCGGCCTCGATGTACTCCTTCCATCGTGGCGGCTGTTTGTTCCGTTCTTGAAGGTACTCGACGAGCCCTCCAGCGAGCACGTGTTCCGCAGTCAATCGCCCCTCTACGACACCGGTCTCCATCGCCTCACCCGCCGGTAGCGGTGGCTCGAGGAAGGTCAGCACGCGAAACGAACGTGCGGCTCGAATCCGGTCGGCTAACTGCTCGACGAATTCGTACGGAGCGTTCGGTGACGGCCGGAGGACACGTGCATCGCTGAAGTGCCGCAGGTCGATCGATAGCTCGTCCATCGGGAGCCAGCCCACAGCATCACCGAGGCTTCGGATGGTCGCCATTGAAGCCACGAACGGCGCAAACACCTGAACGACAGTTCGCCCGGTCGGTGTTGCACGGTACTCACCGTCTGTCGTCCGCTCCACCCAGTTGCGTCCCTGGAACTCCTTGATGAGCCTCCCGATGGTCGTCGATGCGATACCGGTCCGTTCCCCCAGTTCCGACCGGGTAGCCGACCTTTCGGCAACAGCGCTGAGAAGCGGAAAGCGATTCTCCGAACGACCGAGGTACGCGATGTCCTCCATCGCGTCGTGAGGCATCTCGTTCGGATCCCCATGCATACCCCTCGTACCATGTGCAGTGTTATCAGTGTTCATGGTGTGGGTGACTCACTCAGTCCGTGGGCGGGACCGCCACGGAGTAAGTGTAGATAGGAGCCCGGTCTACCACTAGATGGCATTCGGAGGCCCACGTCATGGCAACAGTCCATCTCGATTCGGAAGCCATCGAAACGTTCGAACGACAGTTAGGCGGGACGCTGCTGAGACCGAGCGACCAAGGCTACGACGAGGCGACTTCGGTCTGGAACGCGATGGTCGAAAAAGAACCCACCCTCGTCGCGAGATGTCGGGGAGCGAGTGATGTGATTGCCGCGGTGACGTTCGCCC is part of the Haloarchaeobius litoreus genome and harbors:
- a CDS encoding NAD(P)-dependent alcohol dehydrogenase; protein product: MQAYVMRSIGETGLVEKDRPEAGPNDAIVRPTLGLVCTSDVHTVHGAIGEREDITLGHEAVGIVEEVGSEVDHFEQGDRVAVGAITPDWGSPAAQDGHPSQSGEALGGWKFANVKDGVFADYFHVNEADANMAHVPDGVTDEAAAYVTDMMSTGFNAAERADIPVGGTVAVFAQGPVGLMATKGAALQGAGRVIAVESVPKRQELAESYGADEIVDFSEVDTVEAIMELTDGEGVDAAIEALGSNATFQDCIEVTKAGGVISNVGYHGEGETVDIPREAWGVGMAEKDIVTSLCPGGRLRLQRLLRLLEQEKVDPTRMTTHEFAFDEIDEGFHLMESKEEGIIKPVIRFD
- a CDS encoding hemolysin family protein, with the translated sequence MVDLVFSAARVLAALFLVVLNGFFVASEFAFVRVRSTSVEQLAEEGLAGSAALEGVMENLDDYLAATQLGITLASLGLGWIGEPAVAALIEPVLGPLLPGDLVHLVAFAIGFSIITFLHVVFGELAPKTIAIADAERVSLLLAPPMAVSYYLFKPGIVVFNGAANAFTRLLGVPPASETDETLEEREIRRVLMRSGEEGHVEMAEVDMIERVFDLDDTTVREVMVPRPDVVSIPADLSLSELRATVLDAEHTRYPVLDADDPDQVVGYVDVKDVLRATESDVEAATAGDLARDVIVVPETTTVNDLLLQFREEHRQMAAVIDEWGVLEGIATVEDVVEAIVGDLRDEFDAEIREHSIRRQDDGSYDADGSVTLSDVNEELDTEFESDGFETLGGFVLERLDRLPEVGDTVEAGDYVIEVTGVDGARISTVRIRGGGENAEETAAE
- a CDS encoding class I SAM-dependent methyltransferase, with the translated sequence MATEPRPKTDPIDEQKLTELVETSLVDLGATVHTALVNIGDELGLYAALDEAGPLTAAELAAETDTAERYVLEWLRAQAAGGYVTYDPETERYGLSPEQAYVLADEESPVFMPGAFQLVASVSKIEPELREAFRTGEGIGWHEHDEDVFHGTERFFGPSYGANLLDWIESLDGVDETLTAGGRIVDVGCGHGAPTIRMAEAYPDSTVVGIDYHASSIAVARERAEDAGVADRVDFEVATAREYSGTDYDLVTMFNCFHDMGDPVGVAAHVRETLADDGSWMIVEPYAEDRVEDNLTPFGRLAYSISTVACTPNSLSQDVGYGLGAQAGEERTREVVTEGGFGQFRRAAETPTSLVFEAKP
- a CDS encoding low molecular weight phosphatase family protein, whose amino-acid sequence is MAEPAVTVAFVCVQNAGRSQMAYAFAERELEDRNAGDEFELVMGGTRPGSHVHPAVVEAMADVGVDIGDRTPREVTFEEIQGSDYVITMGCSASDVCPASWSGENRDWGLDDPDGRSAAEVARVRDEVRDRVVALFDELQAGEAR
- a CDS encoding OsmC family protein; its protein translation is MGDAELTHYEVRASRVSPKRTRVDTGDAEFTVGKDVNPVEYFLGSVLACLNSTATMVARDMDIDIESLEATVEGDVNYATYRGEDVADRAGLQGLEVTLAVETAGDADLDAWLAAVKDRCPVTDNVENETDLAVTLD
- a CDS encoding rhodanese-like domain-containing protein codes for the protein MSSIRPAELDDRLDSPSGDAPFLLDIRPEPAFESGAIDGSRHVPVYDELRQGDESALRDRLGEVPTDEDVVVVCKMGIVARQATSVLRDEGYEASTLLGGMSGWRGYQNGSLSYKLRSLVWRLR
- a CDS encoding DUF1059 domain-containing protein — its product is MTQAHRLDCEAAAADCRFIVQSEDESEAVELAKNHMRDIHGKDYTDDELRSEYLQTV
- a CDS encoding sodium-dependent transporter produces the protein MVERETWATRIGFLLASIGSAVGLGNIWRFPFQTAENGGATFLVVYLVAVLVIGIPAILAELVVGRRANINAITAFEKLGRPNWKIAGALGVFTGFWVLSYYSVIGGWVLRYIGASATGGYVDDPAAYFGAVSAGPEAVALHAVFLGLTVGIVALGVEDGIELATKFMVPSVVVLMIGLAVFGATLPNAGEGFAYFLAPDVDVLVANLGSVVPAAVGQALFSLSLGFSIMITYASYIGEDDNLVVDGATIAAFNTFVGVLAGLIVFPLLFAEGVSPDTAGPGAIFISVPTALGELPFGGAVGVVFFFIVLIASLSSSISLLEVVVSYLVDSYDVPRPVVASGLGLVLFVLGVPSAWDTDWLGWFDAIAVNLFLPLTVSLVVFFVGWIVAGDAVDEVRRGAEGLPDLSTLWLWAVRTVVLLAVLGTLALGVLELATPTDAYIVPPL
- a CDS encoding phosphoribosyltransferase, which translates into the protein MQSPIDVRDRDLYEVDEFDIGEVYRSDLDGVLIPRDELEERVAQLAAAITDDHRSNPDFYPVCVLKGAMRFFVDLLGELDLQVPYSEGVVHSSRYQSGPTTDRPAVQFFDEGRFAGKDVFLVEDILHEGYTPATLRDRVEAFDPNSVSIVTLFEVGVDRDVDVDPAYTGFVLPDSFFVGYGLDYEERYRDLRHLGVLDRALLDD